One genomic segment of Chitinophaga sancti includes these proteins:
- the ispF gene encoding 2-C-methyl-D-erythritol 2,4-cyclodiphosphate synthase — MSKLRIGLGVDFHQLTEGRDFWLGGVLVPHHQGALGHSDADVLLHAICDAMLGAASLGDIGVHFPDTDNTYKDIDSKILLQRTQQLIAEKGYQVVNIDSTLCLQAPKIKPYVPQMQEVIANILKLTTEEVSIKATTTEKLGFVGREEGVVAYATVLLEKEEVPYTR, encoded by the coding sequence ATGAGCAAACTGAGAATTGGATTAGGTGTTGATTTTCACCAATTGACGGAAGGAAGAGATTTCTGGCTCGGAGGCGTACTTGTGCCTCACCACCAGGGAGCCCTGGGCCATAGCGATGCCGATGTGCTGCTGCACGCCATCTGCGATGCGATGCTGGGAGCTGCCAGCCTGGGTGATATTGGTGTTCATTTCCCCGATACAGACAATACATACAAAGATATTGACAGTAAGATCCTGTTACAGCGTACCCAGCAGCTCATTGCTGAGAAAGGCTACCAGGTGGTAAACATTGACAGCACACTTTGCCTGCAGGCGCCTAAGATCAAACCTTATGTACCGCAAATGCAGGAAGTAATTGCCAATATCCTGAAACTAACTACCGAAGAGGTATCTATCAAAGCTACTACCACTGAAAAGCTGGGATTCGTAGGCCGTGAAGAAGGCGTAGTCGCTTATGCGACCGTATTGTTGGAGAAGGAGGAGGTGCCTTATACTCGTTAA
- the dut gene encoding dUTP diphosphatase, which translates to MAAITVKIINKSANPLPSYATAEAAGMDLRANLETAITLQPLERVLVPTGLFMELPAGYEAQIRPRSGLAFKQGLTILNTPGTIDADYRGEIKIILINLSNEPQVVAPGDRIAQMIIAPYIQVALEAVELLNETDRGAGGFGHTGKS; encoded by the coding sequence ATGGCAGCTATTACAGTCAAAATAATTAACAAATCTGCGAATCCACTCCCTTCATATGCCACAGCTGAAGCGGCTGGTATGGACCTGAGAGCAAATCTTGAAACAGCCATCACCCTGCAACCCCTCGAAAGGGTACTGGTGCCTACCGGCCTGTTTATGGAATTGCCTGCTGGTTACGAAGCACAGATCAGACCCCGCAGTGGTCTGGCTTTCAAGCAGGGCCTGACTATTCTGAATACACCTGGTACAATAGATGCCGATTATAGAGGAGAAATAAAGATCATCCTGATCAATTTGTCCAACGAGCCTCAGGTGGTTGCACCTGGAGATAGGATCGCACAAATGATCATTGCACCTTATATCCAGGTCGCACTGGAAGCCGTAGAGCTGCTCAACGAAACCGACCGCGGAGCCGGTGGTTTTGGACACACCGGAAAATCTTAA